The Streptomyces clavuligerus genome includes a region encoding these proteins:
- a CDS encoding alpha/beta fold hydrolase has product MQQPLSTVYAPGPDPGAATAVFLHGLGGWTHNWAALIDLVRDTAHCLAVDLPGFGRSAPPPDGVVTVGRQAAAVAGHLDRAGHRRVHLVGNSLGALAALHLAAERPDLVATLTLVSPVLPALPTPQALRVALLGLPGASRLLAGQSVERQLDDLYRLIYADPALVGDGQRAVEARERQRRAQLPYAPAVLAAGVRAVVRAHLPLPGGSPWQQARRIAVPTLLVYGRDDRLVPFRTASRAHAAFRDARLLTLPGVGHVAMQERPRPVAAALRALIASHPWGA; this is encoded by the coding sequence GTGCAGCAGCCCCTTTCCACCGTGTACGCCCCCGGCCCCGATCCGGGCGCGGCCACCGCCGTCTTCCTGCACGGGCTGGGCGGCTGGACCCACAACTGGGCCGCGCTGATCGACCTCGTACGGGACACGGCGCACTGTCTCGCCGTGGATCTGCCGGGTTTCGGGAGGTCGGCGCCCCCGCCCGACGGCGTCGTCACGGTCGGGCGCCAGGCCGCGGCCGTCGCGGGCCACCTCGACCGCGCCGGGCACCGCCGGGTGCATCTGGTCGGCAACTCTCTCGGCGCCCTGGCCGCGCTCCACCTCGCCGCCGAACGCCCCGACCTGGTGGCCACCCTGACGCTCGTCTCGCCCGTCCTGCCCGCCCTCCCGACGCCACAAGCCCTGCGGGTGGCCCTGCTGGGGCTGCCGGGCGCCTCCCGGCTACTGGCCGGCCAGAGCGTCGAGCGCCAGTTGGACGACCTCTACCGTCTGATCTACGCCGATCCCGCCCTCGTCGGCGACGGGCAACGGGCTGTCGAGGCGCGGGAACGACAGCGTCGCGCGCAGCTCCCGTACGCACCGGCCGTGCTCGCGGCGGGCGTCCGCGCCGTCGTCCGCGCGCATCTCCCCCTCCCAGGAGGGTCCCCCTGGCAGCAGGCCCGCCGGATCGCCGTCCCCACCCTCCTCGTCTACGGTCGCGACGACCGCCTCGTCCCCTTCCGCACGGCCTCCCGCGCCCACGCTGCCTTCCGCGACGCCCGTCTGCTCACCCTCCCCGGCGTCGGTCACGTCGCCATGCAAGAACGCCCGCGCCCCGTGGCCGCAGCGCTGCGCGCCCTGATCGCATCGCACCCCTGGGGAGCTTGA